In Cicer arietinum cultivar CDC Frontier isolate Library 1 chromosome 7, Cicar.CDCFrontier_v2.0, whole genome shotgun sequence, a single window of DNA contains:
- the LOC101514413 gene encoding remorin-like codes for MAELQTKKETVSVPVPAPAEPPLAEAPPVDVVDKKALAPPPSAAEETKALAVVENEKTPVPVQKKATGGSLDRDIALAEIEKEKRLSNVKAWEESEKTKANNKAQKQLSSVAAWENSKKAAIEAQLRKIEEQLEKKKAEYGEKMKNKIAMVHKQAEEKRAIVEAKRSEEILKAEEMAAKYNATRTTPKKLLGCF; via the exons ATGGCTGAACTCCAAACCAAGAAGGAAACAGTTTCAGTTCCGGTTCCAGCTCCGGCGGAGCCCCCGCTGGCTGAGGCGCCACCGGTTGATGTCGTTGATAAGAAAGCGTTGGCTCCACCGCCAAGTGCGGCGGAGGAAACCAAAGCTCTTGCTGTTGTGGAGAATGAGA AGACACCAGTTCCTGTTCAAAAGAAAGCCACAGGTGGATCCCTTGATAGAG ATATTGCTCTTGCAGAAATAGAGAAAGAGAAAAGGTTATCTAATGTGAAGGCAtgggaagaaagtgaaaaaacCAAAGCTAATAATAA AGCACAGAAACAGCTATCTAGTGTTGCTGCTTGGGAAAACAGCAAGAAAGCAGCTATTGAAGCTCAACTCAGAAAAATTGAG GAGCAATTGGAGAAAAAGAAAGCAGAATATggagagaaaatgaagaacaaGATAGCCATGGTTCACAAGCAAGCAGAGGAAAAGAGAGCAATAGTTGAAGCCAAACGTAGTGAAGAAATTCTCAAGGCAGAGGAAATGGCTGCAAAATACAATGCAACTAGAACCACTCCAAAGAAACTCCTGGGATGCTTTTAA
- the LOC101514740 gene encoding transcription factor MYB17-like — MGRTPCCDKLGLKKGPWTSEEDEVLVNFIKKNGGHGSWRSLPKLAGLLRCGKSCRLRWTNYLRPDIKRGPFTPEEEKLVIQLHAILGNRWAAIASQLPGRTDNEIKNLWNTHLKKRLISMGIDPQTHEPISSSHYYPIDKSHSSIATRHMAQWESARLEAEARLSKDSSLFNNKTTDSDYFLKMWNSEVGQSFRTVRKSDFDDDEEKTRCQSCMSQEGSSCNNDNKCGSVSATTTTDLASSRNVKEEFEWKNYKLFDICGYDSSSSNDLEDSSDTALQLLLDFPSNNDMSFLE, encoded by the exons atGGGAAGGACACCTTGTTGTGACAAATTGGGGTTGAAGAAAGGTCCTTGGAcaagtgaagaagatgaagttcttgttaattttattaagaaaaatggtGGTCATGGAAGCTGGCGTTCTCTCCCTAAGTTAGCAg GCCTTCTTCGATGTGGAAAGAGTTGTCGGCTAAGATGGACAAACTACCTGAGACCTGATATTAAACGCGGTCCCTTTACACCTGAGGAAGAAAAACTAGTCATACAGCTTCATGCCATCCTTGGAAATAG GTGGGCTGCAATAGCCTCTCAGCTACCAGGAAGAACTGATAATGAGATCAAGAACTTATGGAACACACACTTAAAGAAACGTCTGATAAGCATGGGAATTGACCCTCAAACCCATGAACCAATATCCTCATCACATTACTATCCAATTGACAAATCACATTCATCAATCGCCACACGCCACATGGCTCAATGGGAAAGTGCAAGACTTGAAGCAGAAGCAAGACTCTCAAAAGACTCATCTTTGTTCAACAACAAAACTACTGATTCTGATTATTTCCTTAAGATGTGGAACTCTGAAGTTGGACAATCTTTTCGCACCGTTCGTAAATCAGATTTCGACGATGATGAGGAGAAAACTAGGTGTCAAAGCTGTATGTCTCAAGAAGGGTCATCTTGTAATAATGATAACAAATGTGGATCAGTTTCTGCTACTACTACaacagatttggcttcatcaAGAAATGTGAAGGAAGAATTTGAGTGGAAAAACTacaagttatttgatatatgtgGTTATGATTCATCAAGCTCTAATGATCTTGAAGATTCATCTGACACTGCATTGCAGCTCTTGTTGGATTTTCCTTCTAACAATGACATGAGCTTCTTAGAATGA